A region of the Acidimicrobiales bacterium genome:
CGGCATCGGCGCCGCCCTCGCCGGCTCCGTCCCGTGGCCCGGCGCACGCGTGATCGACATCGGCCGCCGGGGCGCAGCCGGGCTCGAGCACGTGGAGGCCGACCTCGCCGACCCGGCCACCTGGGACACCGTGGCGGCGTCGTTCGAGAAGGAGCTGGCCGGCTTCGACGGCGACCATGCCGTGTTCGTGCACGCAGCCGGGACCCTCGATCCCATGGGCTTCGCCGCCGAGGTCGACCCTGGCGCCTACCGGCGCAACGTGATCCTCAACGCGGCGGCGCCCCAGGCGCTCGGGCAGGCATTCGTCTCGGCGGCCGGGAACCGCCCGGGACGGCGGCACCTGGTGATGCTCACCTCGGGCGCGGCGAAGAGCGTGTACCCCGGGT
Encoded here:
- a CDS encoding SDR family NAD(P)-dependent oxidoreductase codes for the protein MADAAKDLVWISGASGGIGAALAGSVPWPGARVIDIGRRGAAGLEHVEADLADPATWDTVAASFEKELAGFDGDHAVFVHAAGTLDPMGFAAEVDPGAYRRNVILNAAAPQALGQAFVSAAGNRPGRRHLVMLTSGAAKSVYPGWSSYGASKAAVDQWVRNVGAEQEARGGVHVVAVAPGTVDTAMQRRIRETPEEAFPQRQKFVELHESGTLADPADVAVKIWGLLDAGLDNGAVVDLRHVPG